GATCGCGCGTTTCCCGCCGACGCCGACGGCCCCTGGCTGCTCGGAGTGGGCTATGCCTTCCAGCGCGTCGACGCGGTCCCCGAGGAGGAGGGCGATCGACGAGTCGACGGGATCCTGACCGAGCGAGGACTCGAGTGGTGGACGCGAATTCCCTGACCCCGGCCGAAGCGGCGGAGATCGATCGCCAGCTCGCCGTCATGCGCGACGGCGCAGCCGAGTGGTACGGAGAGGACGAGCTGCGTCCGCGGCTGGCCAAGGCGTTGCGCGAGGGCCGGCCGCTTCGCGTGAAGCTGGGCCTGGATCCCTCGGCCCCCGACATCCATCTCGGACACTCGGTCGTGCTCGGGAAGCTCGCGCGCTTTCAGGAGCTGGGACACACCCCGATCTTCCTGGTGGGGGACTTCACGGCGCGCATCGGGGACCCCACCGGCAAGAAGAAGACCCGGCCTGCGCTGTCCGCAGAGGAGGTCGAGGCCAACGCGAAGACCTATGTCGCGCAGGCGGGCCTCGTGCTGGACGTCGAGCGCGCCGAGGTCCGGTACAACAGCGAGTGGATGGACCGGTTGTCCCCCGCCGACTTCGTGCGGTTGTGCTCGCACTCGACGGTGGCGCGCTTGCTCGAACGCGACGACTTCTCGAAGCGCTACGCGGCGGGCGAGCCGATCGCCGTGCACGAGTTCCTGTATCCCTTCGCCCAGGCCTACGACTCTGTCGCCCTCGAGGCCGACGTCGAGCTCGGTGGAACCGACCAGACCTTCAACCTGCTGATGGCGCGCGAGGTGCAGCGGACCTATGGGCAGGCGCCTCAGGCCGTGATCACCCACCCGCTGCTCGTCGGCACCGACGGTGTGGAGAAGATGTCCAAGAGCCTGGGCAACGCGATCGGGCTCACCGAGCCGCCCGAAGACATGTACGGCATGGTGATGAGTGTCTCCGACGCGCTCATGCTGGACTACTTCGATCATCTCCACGCGGGTCAATGGGAAGACCTTCGACCGGCGCGCGCGTCGCTCGGCGACGGAAGTGGCGATCCGCTCGCGTTCAAGCAGGCCCTCGCGCGACGGCTGGTGACACGGTTCCATGACGCTTCGGCGGCTGACGCCGCAGCGGATCACTTCCGCAAGGTGGTTCAGCGCAAGGAGCTGCCCGACGACATCGCGGAACACGCGTTGGTGACGGACGAGGACGGTCGGCGCGGCCTGCTCGACGTGATCGCGGCTCTCGGCCTCGCGAAGTCGCGGGGGGAGGCCCGGCGACTGGTGGCCCAGGGGGCCGTGCAGCTCGACGGCACCCGGGTCGAGGACGTCGGATTGTTCCTCGCGCCGGGTGCCTATCTCTTACAGGTCGGCAAGCGTCGCTTTGCCCGGCTCGTCCTGGAGTCTGCCCCCGGGTGACCCTCCGCCGGCAGAACCGGCAAGAGGGGCCCGGAAATGGCTGTTTTCTGGGGGGTTGACCGAACCCCTTCGCTCTCGTACATTGCGGAGCCCGGTTTCCAGGGGGGGCAGCGTACGCGCTGCCCCGTCTAGTCT
The DNA window shown above is from Myxococcota bacterium and carries:
- the tyrS gene encoding tyrosine--tRNA ligase, which produces MDANSLTPAEAAEIDRQLAVMRDGAAEWYGEDELRPRLAKALREGRPLRVKLGLDPSAPDIHLGHSVVLGKLARFQELGHTPIFLVGDFTARIGDPTGKKKTRPALSAEEVEANAKTYVAQAGLVLDVERAEVRYNSEWMDRLSPADFVRLCSHSTVARLLERDDFSKRYAAGEPIAVHEFLYPFAQAYDSVALEADVELGGTDQTFNLLMAREVQRTYGQAPQAVITHPLLVGTDGVEKMSKSLGNAIGLTEPPEDMYGMVMSVSDALMLDYFDHLHAGQWEDLRPARASLGDGSGDPLAFKQALARRLVTRFHDASAADAAADHFRKVVQRKELPDDIAEHALVTDEDGRRGLLDVIAALGLAKSRGEARRLVAQGAVQLDGTRVEDVGLFLAPGAYLLQVGKRRFARLVLESAPG